One Maribacter sp. HTCC2170 genomic window, TTTGAAAAAATTGCCACATCTTGTAAAAGCAGGTACTCAAAACTTTTAACGAGATTTCCTCTGAATATATCTCGGCAATGAATTTTTTAAAATGAGGTATAAATAATGTTGATGTAATTTCTTCTGTGGTGAATTCCCTGGATTTTAGAATATCAGAATACTTGATATCATAATCAACACAATCGAGAGGCTCTTCAGGTGACCACATAGGAACTTGAATTATCTTTTTGATATTCGTCCCTATGGGGTATCTTGCCTTATGTTCAACTCCTGAATTAATAGAATAGATTGTAAAATCAACATTGGAAACTTTTGTACATAAATCATGTGCCCACGTAGATACTCCTCCAAAATTATATGGATATGTGCCTTCAGAAATAAGTAATACTTGTAATTTTTTTTCCAATAAAGTAGTCTTTTCCTATTGCCTGACAATTAAATATCAAACACAAAAAAAACACATTGTATTTAAATGTTAATTTTTATTGGTTAAATAAGTGCATTTAATCTATGAAGTGTTATTATACCCAACTCTTGAGCCATTCATCAATACTATGTAAGTATAATCAACGATTCTCATAATATTCAAAACCATCTATGATATCAAGGTAGACCCCATCGAAATCGGAAGCCAATATTTTGTCCAAGTAAGACTCTTCGCTACCTATGATTAATTTTTGCCAATTTGTGTCCCAATATTTCACTTTATAATTTCCTGCCCAATTCTTATTTTCCTCATCTAACCAAGTTGGTTTGTTTGTTTTCCAATCAGCATCCCAATAATATCTATAATCCTCGGCCTCGCCAATGGACATATAACAGATTACCTGCCTTTTACCTCCATTTGCCTTGATTTTTAGGAGATTAATATCTTCAGCGCTAAAAACATAACCATCATTGGCAAAAAGATCTATGATAAGGGCATCATGATTACTTTTTGAAAGTCCCTTCATCAAGGAAATTTTCGTTGGATAGTTTTCATAATTCAAAAAAAACAAGAAATTCTTGGCAGCATCAATTCTTAGAACATCATTACTGTTTTCAGCTCCACATGGTTGAGGTAAATTGGGTATGTTAGTAAGGTCTCTTTCTGTCGCAGCAAACGGTATAAAACGCATTTCCGAGTTCTTTCGATAGGAATTCTTAATTTTTTTCTTAGAATCACAATAGTCAGTAATTAAGATAGAGTTCCCAGCATTCTGAGAAACTTTTAATAATTCAACTAAATAAGAACTTGTTTTTTTTGAGGTCGATTTGTTATCGCCATTATAACCATAAAATAGATTTTCTTGACCATTTGCATCAATTGCTTCGAGATAAGGCAAATTAGGGTTGCCACCTGGTAAGCCACTATCGGTGACCAACTCTATACCATTTTGTGGTATTACAGAAAATCCTGATTTCTTGGACTTGGCGTAGGTGCTGATATCAATCACAAAATCACGCATGTCTTTTCGGTAGTCACGATTTGCGGAAATCGAATCGGAAACTTGTGTTGAAGAACTGTTATTACAATTTAAAAAGAACAATAA contains:
- a CDS encoding endo alpha-1,4 polygalactosaminidase, producing MEFLKHGLFVLLFFLNCNNSSSTQVSDSISANRDYRKDMRDFVIDISTYAKSKKSGFSVIPQNGIELVTDSGLPGGNPNLPYLEAIDANGQENLFYGYNGDNKSTSKKTSSYLVELLKVSQNAGNSILITDYCDSKKKIKNSYRKNSEMRFIPFAATERDLTNIPNLPQPCGAENSNDVLRIDAAKNFLFFLNYENYPTKISLMKGLSKSNHDALIIDLFANDGYVFSAEDINLLKIKANGGKRQVICYMSIGEAEDYRYYWDADWKTNKPTWLDEENKNWAGNYKVKYWDTNWQKLIIGSEESYLDKILASDFDGVYLDIIDGFEYYENR